In the genome of Nycticebus coucang isolate mNycCou1 chromosome 12, mNycCou1.pri, whole genome shotgun sequence, one region contains:
- the HMOX2 gene encoding heme oxygenase 2 isoform X1, which translates to MSAEVETSEAVEESEKKNSQASEKENHTRMADLSELLKEGTKEAHDKAENTQFVKDFLKGNIKKELFKLATTALYFTYSALEEEMDRNKDHPAFAPLYFPMELHRKEALTKDLEYFFGENWEERVQCSEAAQKYVDRIHYIGQNEPELLVAHAYTRYMGDLSGGQVLKKVAQRALKLPSTGEGTQFYLFENVDNAQQFKQFYRARMNALDLNLKTKERIVEEANKAFQYNIQIFNELDQAGSTLARKTLEDGLPVHDGKGDVRKCPYYVAQQGKGALEGSSCPFRTAMAVLRKPSLQFILAIGVALAAGFSAWYYM; encoded by the exons atgtcagctGAAGTGGAGACCTCAGAGGCAGTAGAAGAGTCAGAGAAAAAGAACTCTCAGGCCTCAGAAAAGGAAAACCACACCAG AATGGCTGACCTCTCCGAGCTCCTGAAGGAAGGGACCAAGGAAGCACATGATAAGGCAGAAAACACCCAGTTTGTCAAGGACTTCTTGAAAGGCAATATTAAGAAGGAGCTATTTAAG CTGGCCACCACTGCACTTTACTTCACATATTCAGCCCTTGAGGAGGAAATGGACCGAAACAAAGACCACCCAGCCTTTGCTCCCTTGTACTTCCCCATGGAGCTGCACCGGAAAGAGGCGCTGACCAAGGACCTGGAATATTTCTTTGGTGAAAACTGGGAGGAGCGGGTGCAGTGCTCTGAGGCTGCCCAAAAGTATGTGGATCGGATCCACTACATAGGGCAGAATGAGCCGGAGCTGCTGGTGGCCCATGCGTACACCCGCTATATGGGGGACCTCTCGGGGGGCCAGGTGCTGAAGAAGGTAGCTCAGCGAGCACTGAAACTCCCCAGCACAGGGGAGGGGACCCAGTTCTACCTGTTTGAAAATGTGGACAATGCCCAGCAGTTCAAGCAGTTCTACCGAGCCAGGATGAACGCCCTGGACCTGAACCTGAAGACCAAAGAGAGAATCGTGGAGGAGGCCAACAAGGCCTTCCAGTACAACATACAG ATATTCAATGAACTGGACCAGGCTGGCTCCACACTTGCCAGAAAGACCTTGGAGGATGGGCTCCCTGTGCATGATGGGAAAGGAGATGTGCGAAAGTGCCCCTACTACGTTGCCCAGCAAGGTAAAG GTGCCCTGGAGGGTAGCAGCTGTCCCTTCCGAACAGCCATGGCTGTACTGAGGAAGCCCAGCCTCCAGTTCATTCTGGCCATTGGTGTGGCCCTGGCTGCTGGATTCTCAGCCTGGTACTACATGTGA
- the HMOX2 gene encoding heme oxygenase 2 isoform X2: MSAEVETSEAVEESEKKNSQASEKENHTRMADLSELLKEGTKEAHDKAENTQFVKDFLKGNIKKELFKLATTALYFTYSALEEEMDRNKDHPAFAPLYFPMELHRKEALTKDLEYFFGENWEERVQCSEAAQKYVDRIHYIGQNEPELLVAHAYTRYMGDLSGGQVLKKVAQRALKLPSTGEGTQFYLFENVDNAQQFKQFYRARMNALDLNLKTKERIVEEANKAFQYNIQIFNELDQAGSTLARKTLEDGLPVHDGKGDVRKCPYYVAQQGALEGSSCPFRTAMAVLRKPSLQFILAIGVALAAGFSAWYYM, translated from the exons atgtcagctGAAGTGGAGACCTCAGAGGCAGTAGAAGAGTCAGAGAAAAAGAACTCTCAGGCCTCAGAAAAGGAAAACCACACCAG AATGGCTGACCTCTCCGAGCTCCTGAAGGAAGGGACCAAGGAAGCACATGATAAGGCAGAAAACACCCAGTTTGTCAAGGACTTCTTGAAAGGCAATATTAAGAAGGAGCTATTTAAG CTGGCCACCACTGCACTTTACTTCACATATTCAGCCCTTGAGGAGGAAATGGACCGAAACAAAGACCACCCAGCCTTTGCTCCCTTGTACTTCCCCATGGAGCTGCACCGGAAAGAGGCGCTGACCAAGGACCTGGAATATTTCTTTGGTGAAAACTGGGAGGAGCGGGTGCAGTGCTCTGAGGCTGCCCAAAAGTATGTGGATCGGATCCACTACATAGGGCAGAATGAGCCGGAGCTGCTGGTGGCCCATGCGTACACCCGCTATATGGGGGACCTCTCGGGGGGCCAGGTGCTGAAGAAGGTAGCTCAGCGAGCACTGAAACTCCCCAGCACAGGGGAGGGGACCCAGTTCTACCTGTTTGAAAATGTGGACAATGCCCAGCAGTTCAAGCAGTTCTACCGAGCCAGGATGAACGCCCTGGACCTGAACCTGAAGACCAAAGAGAGAATCGTGGAGGAGGCCAACAAGGCCTTCCAGTACAACATACAG ATATTCAATGAACTGGACCAGGCTGGCTCCACACTTGCCAGAAAGACCTTGGAGGATGGGCTCCCTGTGCATGATGGGAAAGGAGATGTGCGAAAGTGCCCCTACTACGTTGCCCAGCAAG GTGCCCTGGAGGGTAGCAGCTGTCCCTTCCGAACAGCCATGGCTGTACTGAGGAAGCCCAGCCTCCAGTTCATTCTGGCCATTGGTGTGGCCCTGGCTGCTGGATTCTCAGCCTGGTACTACATGTGA